A single genomic interval of Zunongwangia sp. HGR-M22 harbors:
- the rplP gene encoding 50S ribosomal protein L16 yields the protein MLQPKRTKYRKQQKGRMKGLAQRGHRLSNGTFGIKSLDSSFITARQIEAARIAATRYMKREGSIWIKIFPDKPITKKPLEVRMGKGKGAVEYWAAVVKPGRIMFEIGGVPMATAKEALRLAAQKLPVRTKFIVARDYQE from the coding sequence ATGTTACAACCTAAAAGAACGAAATATCGTAAGCAACAGAAGGGACGCATGAAAGGTTTGGCCCAAAGAGGTCATCGTCTTTCAAATGGAACTTTCGGTATCAAGTCACTTGATTCTAGTTTCATTACAGCTCGTCAAATAGAAGCTGCTCGTATTGCTGCTACCCGTTATATGAAGAGAGAAGGTTCTATCTGGATTAAAATTTTCCCAGATAAGCCGATCACTAAAAAACCTCTAGAGGTTCGTATGGGTAAAGGTAAAGGTGCTGTTGAATATTGGGCTGCTGTTGTAAAGCCTGGAAGAATAATGTTTGAAATTGGTGGTGTGCCTATGGCAACTGCTAAAGAAGCATTGCGTCTTGCAGCGCAGAAACTTCCTGTGAGAACAAAATTTATCGTAGCTAGAGATTATCAAGAATAA
- the rpmC gene encoding 50S ribosomal protein L29 yields the protein MKQSEVKELSVAELQEELGKSRKAYADLKMAHAVSPLENPIQLRTVRKSIARLATELTKREQQ from the coding sequence ATGAAACAATCAGAAGTAAAAGAATTATCTGTTGCAGAATTACAGGAAGAGCTTGGTAAATCTCGTAAGGCATATGCAGATTTAAAAATGGCTCATGCTGTTTCGCCATTAGAGAACCCAATACAGTTAAGAACTGTAAGGAAAAGTATAGCGAGATTAGCTACCGAGTTAACAAAAAGAGAACAACAATAA